The following coding sequences are from one Epinephelus moara isolate mb chromosome 7, YSFRI_EMoa_1.0, whole genome shotgun sequence window:
- the LOC126392707 gene encoding E3 ubiquitin-protein ligase TRIM39-like, producing MATAAGSVLTEEQLLCPICLDLFNQPVSTPCGHNFCRDCIQGYWQCANLSQCPMCKQKFYRRPELKVNTFISEVASQFRKSSGKKDENGASTVDQYSGNKGEVSCDVCVGKGVKALKSCLDCLASFCETHLEPHHVLGTFKKHRLINPMMNMQDRVCEKHEKLLDLFCYTDQTHVCQICIKKDHSAHHIVPIADESRDRRAQIERINAKVEEMIHGRLEKISEINQSVQLSSGNTEREIEESLQVFNNLLHSVQKGQAELVEVIGARQKQVEGKTRGLIMELEQEIEELRRRNTELEQLSHTEDDLYLMKSFPVFSALPDTKDWSDTCVESAVHVGTVRRAVRRVACQLEETVKAEVKRLCETEFQRAQQCAVDVTLDPDTAHPKLVLSENRKQVYHGDVALNLPDNPERFYPGVSVLGKEGFSSGRLYYEVQVKGKTEWDIGVGLQSVNRKGGNMLNPETGYWALGMRKDNSYWALSSTPIRVPLTGKPQRVGVYVDLECGQVSFYNVDSASHIYSFTGYTFTERVFPYFNPRRNHGGVNSAPLIILPVYN from the coding sequence ATGGCTACTGCTGCTGGCAGCGTactgacagaggagcagcttctTTGCCCCATCTGTCTGGATTTGTTCAACCAACCAGTCTCCACTCCTTGCGGGCACAATTTCTGCAGGGACTGCATACAAGGATACTGGCAGTGTGCTAATCTGTCGCAGTGCCCCATGTGCAAGCAGAAGTTCTACAGGAGGCCTGAGCTCAAGGTTAACACCTTCATATCTGAGGTGGCTTCTCAGTTCAGGAAGTCATCAGGGAAGAAAGATGAAAATGGAGCCAGCACTGTGGACCAATATTCAGGCAATAAAGGAGAGGtttcatgtgatgtgtgtgttggaaAAGGAGTCAAGGCTCTTAAATCATGCCTGGACTGTTTGGCCTCCTTCTGTGAGACGCACCTAGAACCCCATCATGTGCTAGGCACCTTCAAGAAACACCGCCTGATCAACCCCATGATGAACATGCAAGACAGAGTGTGTGAGAAGCACGAGAAGCTCCTGGACTTGTTCTGTTACACTGACCAGACGCATGTGTGCCAGATCTGCATTAAGAAAGACCACAGTGCTCATCACATTGTACCCATAGCGGACGAAAGCAGAGACAGGAGAGCTCAGATTGAAAGGATAAACGCAAAGGTGGAGGAAATGATTCACGGCCGACTTGAGAAGATCAGCGAAATCAATCAAAGCGTTCAGCTCAGCAGCggaaacacagaaagagagattgAGGAGAGTTTGCAAGTCTTCAACAACCTCCTCCACTCTGTCCAGAAAGGCCAAGCTGAGCTGGTGGAGGTGATTGGTGCAAGGCAGAAGCAAGTTGAAGGCAAGACCAGAGGTCTCATCATGGAGCTGGAGCAGGAGATCGAGGAGCTGAGGCGGAGAAACACGGAGCTGGAGCAGCTCTCACACACCGAAGACGACCTCTACCTCATGAAGAGCTTTCCAGTTTTCTCCGCACTGCCAGACACCAAAGACTGGTCTGACACCTGTGTGGAGAGCGCTGTACATGTGGGCACGGTGAGGAGAGCAGTGAGGAGAGTAGCATGTCAGCTGGAGGAGACGGTAAAAGCTGAGGTGAAGAGGCTATGTGAGACTGAATTCCAGAGGGCTCAGCAGTGTGCTGTGGACGTGACTCTTGACCCTGACACAGCTCATCCCAAACTGGTGCTGtctgaaaacaggaaacaggtcTATCATGGCGATGTAGCGCTGAACCTCCCGGACAACCCGGAGAGATTTTACCCTGGTGTCAGTGTCTTGGGAAAGGAGGGGTTCTCCTCTGGCAGGCTGTACTATGAGGTCCAGGTGAAAGGGAAGACAGAGTGGGATATTGGAGTTGGGCTTCAATCTGTCAACAGAAAAGGAGGGAATATGCTAAACCCTGAAACAGGCTACTGGGCTCTGGGGATGAGAAAGGACAACAGCTACTGGGCCCTCAGCAGCACTCCTATCCGGGTGCCGCTGACCGGGAAGCCCCAGAGAGTCGGGGTGTATGTGGATCTGGAGTGTGGGCAGGTTTCTTTTTACAACGTGGACTCTGCTTCTCATATCTACTCAT